A genome region from Thermincola ferriacetica includes the following:
- a CDS encoding MTH1187 family thiamine-binding protein, translating to MAVVELTVVPLGTGSPSISKYVAGCLELIKRKENVKYQLTPMGTILEGDLTDILELVRQVHEVPFGKGAQRVITTVKIDDRRDRELTMEGKLQSVYSKMEKV from the coding sequence ATGGCAGTAGTAGAATTAACGGTGGTTCCTTTGGGTACCGGGTCGCCGAGCATTAGTAAATATGTGGCCGGATGCCTGGAACTAATCAAAAGGAAGGAAAACGTAAAATATCAGCTTACCCCCATGGGAACCATTTTGGAAGGGGATCTAACGGATATTCTGGAGCTTGTCCGCCAGGTCCATGAAGTTCCTTTTGGCAAAGGGGCTCAGCGAGTTATTACAACGGTGAAAATAGATGACCGAAGGGACAGGGAGTTAACCATGGAGGGCAAATTGCAATCTGTTTACAGTAAGATGGAAAAAGTTTAA
- a CDS encoding metal-dependent hydrolase, whose product MQLKFLGHAAFLLEAGEVRLAVDPFITDNPTAPCSVNDVNAGWILITHGHFDHFGDTLEIAAKNSATVISVAEIAKYCADKGVQAHGMHIGGSHDFGKFTVKLTMALHGSSIGSSPAQYLGNPCGFLITINGKTIYHAGDTGLFGDMELIGRLHVIDYALLPIGDNFTMGPRDALEAVRMLRPKKVIPMHYNTWELINQNPKQFQETVERETGIPVIILQPGESINI is encoded by the coding sequence TTGCAACTTAAATTTTTAGGACATGCCGCTTTCCTGCTGGAAGCCGGGGAGGTACGGCTGGCTGTTGATCCTTTCATCACCGATAACCCTACTGCTCCGTGTTCCGTCAATGATGTGAATGCCGGCTGGATCCTGATAACCCACGGCCATTTTGACCATTTCGGTGATACTCTGGAGATTGCGGCGAAAAATTCCGCAACTGTTATCTCCGTAGCTGAAATAGCCAAATATTGTGCTGATAAAGGTGTGCAGGCCCATGGCATGCATATTGGGGGCAGCCATGATTTTGGCAAATTCACTGTAAAACTTACCATGGCGCTACACGGCAGCTCCATTGGTTCTTCGCCGGCCCAGTATCTGGGCAATCCTTGCGGTTTCCTGATTACCATCAACGGCAAGACTATTTATCACGCCGGAGATACGGGTTTATTCGGGGATATGGAATTGATCGGTCGGCTGCATGTCATTGATTATGCTTTACTACCTATCGGGGACAATTTTACTATGGGCCCCCGGGATGCCCTGGAGGCTGTGCGCATGCTTAGGCCGAAAAAAGTAATTCCTATGCACTACAACACCTGGGAATTAATTAACCAAAACCCGAAACAATTTCAGGAAACGGTGGAAAGGGAAACCGGCATACCGGTAATTATATTACAACCGGGCGAATCCATCAATATTTAA